A stretch of Candidatus Eisenbacteria bacterium DNA encodes these proteins:
- a CDS encoding MlaE family lipid ABC transporter permease subunit, with product MEITRAEQEGGRLALRLAGTIGLDAVATLRARAQELAGEAARGVDFDLSKVDAMDGSAMAVLLQMRTELAHGGADVRVVGAHDAVARLYELYDSAERKASLRERPAPVSTLEQIGREVAGLITGLFEQLDYLGSLLRAFLDTLGRPANVNWGDIPRVMERAGADGFPIVVMITFLVGMVTAFQAIVQLRQFGADIFVADLVALSVARELGPLMTAIIVAGRSGAAFSAELGTMAVSEEIDALKTLGLSPYGFLVYPRLVALLLVVPLLTLIGDLCGILGGVFVSMLRLDITLSAYLQRTQQMLDLWDVGGGVLKSVFFGWAIALIACQRGIATRGGAAGVGLSTTSAVVASLFSLVVIDAVFTIIFNLYGV from the coding sequence ATGGAAATCACGCGCGCCGAGCAAGAGGGCGGCCGACTCGCGCTTCGACTCGCGGGCACCATCGGCCTCGACGCGGTCGCGACGCTTCGGGCGCGGGCGCAGGAGCTCGCGGGCGAGGCGGCCCGCGGCGTCGACTTCGATCTCTCGAAGGTCGATGCCATGGACGGCAGTGCGATGGCCGTCCTGCTCCAGATGCGGACCGAGCTCGCCCACGGCGGCGCCGACGTCCGCGTGGTCGGCGCGCACGACGCGGTCGCGCGCCTCTACGAGCTGTACGACAGCGCCGAACGCAAGGCCTCGCTGCGCGAGCGACCCGCACCCGTGAGCACGCTCGAGCAGATCGGCCGCGAGGTGGCCGGACTGATCACCGGACTCTTCGAGCAGCTCGACTACCTCGGCAGTCTCCTCCGCGCCTTCCTCGACACCCTGGGCCGGCCCGCCAACGTCAACTGGGGCGACATCCCGCGCGTGATGGAGCGCGCCGGCGCCGACGGCTTCCCGATCGTCGTCATGATCACGTTCCTGGTCGGTATGGTGACCGCGTTCCAGGCCATCGTGCAGCTCCGGCAGTTCGGGGCCGACATCTTCGTCGCCGACCTCGTGGCGCTCTCGGTGGCGCGCGAGCTCGGGCCGCTCATGACGGCCATCATCGTGGCGGGCCGATCGGGGGCCGCGTTCTCGGCCGAGCTCGGTACCATGGCGGTCTCCGAGGAGATCGACGCCTTGAAGACGCTCGGCCTGTCGCCGTACGGGTTCCTCGTCTATCCGCGTCTCGTCGCGCTGCTGCTCGTGGTCCCGCTGCTGACGCTGATCGGCGATCTCTGCGGCATCCTCGGAGGCGTGTTCGTGTCGATGCTCCGCCTCGACATCACGCTCTCCGCCTACCTCCAGCGCACGCAGCAGATGCTTGACCTGTGGGACGTCGGGGGCGGCGTGCTGAAGAGCGTCTTCTTCGGTTGGGCGATCGCCCTCATCGCGTGCCAGCGGGGCATCGCGACGCGCGGCGGCGCTGCGGGCGTCGGGCTGTCGACGACGTCGGCCGTCGTCGCGAGCCTCTTCTCGCTCGTCGTCATCGACGCCGTCTTCACCATCATCTTCAACCTCTACGGCGTATGA
- a CDS encoding ATP-binding cassette domain-containing protein, which translates to MSEPVIEVDRLTIGWGDVVLMKDITFEVPAGDVFAILGGSGAGKSTLLRNMIGLEVPKSGTVRIRGAGAGHDDGRPSFGVLFQSGALFGSMTVGENVALPLRQWTDLDDDSIEAIVHAKLALVGLGGFEHHLPAEISGGMKKRAGIARALALDSPIIFLDEPSAGLDPVSSVELDNLIRTLSDNLGVTAVVVTHELQSIFAIVKDCILLDRDAQGIIAHGDPRELRDHSTDPRVSRFLNRRIAEG; encoded by the coding sequence ATGAGCGAGCCCGTCATCGAGGTCGATCGCCTGACGATCGGATGGGGCGACGTGGTCCTCATGAAGGACATCACGTTCGAGGTACCGGCCGGCGACGTGTTCGCGATCCTCGGCGGCAGCGGCGCGGGCAAGTCGACGCTCCTGCGCAACATGATCGGGCTCGAGGTGCCGAAGAGCGGCACCGTGCGCATCCGCGGCGCGGGCGCGGGGCACGACGACGGCCGGCCGTCGTTCGGCGTCCTCTTCCAGTCGGGTGCCCTCTTCGGGTCGATGACCGTGGGCGAGAACGTCGCGCTGCCGCTGCGGCAGTGGACCGATCTCGACGACGACAGCATCGAGGCGATCGTGCACGCGAAGCTGGCGCTGGTGGGGCTCGGCGGCTTCGAGCATCACCTGCCCGCGGAGATCTCGGGCGGCATGAAGAAGCGCGCCGGCATCGCGCGGGCGCTCGCGCTCGATTCGCCCATCATCTTCCTCGACGAGCCGTCGGCGGGCCTCGACCCCGTGAGCTCGGTCGAGCTCGACAACCTGATCCGGACGCTCTCCGACAACCTCGGCGTCACGGCCGTCGTCGTCACGCACGAATTGCAGAGCATCTTCGCGATCGTGAAGGACTGCATCCTGCTCGACCGCGACGCCCAGGGCATCATCGCACACGGCGACCCGCGCGAGCTCCGGGACCACTCGACCGATCCGCGCGTCTCGCGCTTCCTCAACCGCCGCATCGCAGAAGGGTGA
- a CDS encoding MlaD family protein, producing the protein MSQTNHWKLGLFVVAGIGLGLATVFWIGLRRLNRDSIPVVTYFDESVQGLDVGSPVKFRGVTLGTVATITVAPDLRHVEVWMRIYSDELRRMGFDPDGPRDPLLRPQLASAGITGVKFVQFDTFPPERYKEVDLPFAVPESYYVPAVPSTLKSLEELANDFVARLPKLQDQLGDTLMEAKKSLRNLADLVGWVKSDESGVRKLIGSLDEAARTLKKAIREAELGQTTGSVRAAAGSVGGTASQLGGQSAQLEATLVALRETLEAVRALAARLERDPSALLRGRTVEEPK; encoded by the coding sequence GTGTCGCAGACCAACCATTGGAAGCTGGGACTCTTCGTCGTGGCCGGGATCGGGCTCGGTCTGGCGACGGTGTTCTGGATCGGGCTGCGGCGTCTCAACCGCGACTCGATTCCGGTCGTCACGTACTTCGACGAGTCCGTGCAGGGCCTCGACGTGGGGTCGCCCGTCAAGTTCCGCGGCGTCACGCTCGGCACGGTCGCGACCATCACGGTCGCGCCGGACCTCCGGCACGTCGAGGTCTGGATGCGCATCTACAGCGACGAGCTGCGCCGCATGGGCTTCGATCCCGACGGGCCGCGCGATCCGCTGCTGCGCCCGCAGCTCGCGTCGGCGGGCATCACCGGCGTCAAGTTCGTCCAGTTCGATACCTTCCCACCCGAGCGCTACAAGGAGGTGGATCTGCCGTTCGCCGTGCCGGAGAGCTACTACGTTCCGGCCGTGCCCTCGACCTTGAAGAGTCTCGAGGAGCTCGCGAACGACTTCGTGGCGCGCCTCCCGAAGCTGCAGGACCAGCTCGGCGACACGCTCATGGAAGCCAAGAAGTCGCTGCGCAATCTCGCCGACCTCGTGGGCTGGGTGAAGAGCGACGAGAGCGGCGTGCGCAAGCTCATCGGGTCGCTCGACGAGGCCGCGCGGACGCTGAAGAAGGCGATCCGCGAGGCCGAGCTCGGGCAGACGACGGGCTCGGTGCGCGCGGCGGCGGGGAGCGTCGGGGGGACGGCGTCGCAGCTCGGCGGACAGAGCGCGCAGCTCGAAGCGACGCTGGTCGCACTGCGCGAGACGCTCGAGGCCGTGCGGGCGCTCGCGGCGCGGCTTGAGCGCGATCCGAGCGCGCTGCTGCGCGGCCGCACGGTGGAGGAGCCGAAGTGA
- a CDS encoding ABC-type transport auxiliary lipoprotein family protein, protein MSMRWIGAVCVLLAGCLLPSPPDPPRYFAPTTEDGMPRAATNAPVRLAPVRSPTYLREAMVWRRSEVEYGFYDQRRWTELPSTYVERALARGLFAVERTPGEGTANLPVVYAEVRAFEDVLAPVHEARVAVAIEVVDGRCVLLRTTVAATRPLANDDPGAAARGIGEALDEVAQQADTEIRDAVARRQPCS, encoded by the coding sequence ATGTCGATGCGGTGGATCGGGGCCGTCTGCGTGCTGCTGGCCGGGTGCCTGCTCCCGTCGCCGCCCGACCCCCCGCGCTACTTCGCGCCGACGACCGAAGACGGCATGCCGCGCGCCGCGACGAACGCGCCCGTGCGCCTGGCGCCGGTGCGCAGCCCGACGTACCTCCGCGAGGCGATGGTATGGCGCCGCTCGGAGGTCGAGTACGGGTTCTACGACCAGCGGCGCTGGACCGAGCTGCCGTCGACCTACGTCGAGCGCGCGCTCGCCCGCGGCCTGTTCGCGGTCGAGCGGACGCCTGGGGAGGGCACGGCGAACCTGCCGGTCGTCTACGCCGAGGTGCGCGCGTTCGAGGACGTGCTCGCCCCCGTGCACGAGGCCCGGGTCGCGGTCGCGATCGAGGTCGTGGACGGCCGCTGCGTGCTCTTGCGGACGACCGTCGCAGCGACCCGCCCGCTCGCGAATGACGATCCCGGAGCGGCCGCGCGTGGCATCGGCGAGGCGCTCGACGAGGTCGCGCAGCAGGCCGACACGGAGATCCGCGACGCCGTCGCCCGTCGCCAGCCCTGCTCGTAG